A stretch of Thermococcus bergensis DNA encodes these proteins:
- a CDS encoding Lrp/AsnC ligand binding domain-containing protein, whose protein sequence is MEKHKIEALIFLSVNKNELININEQVSAIREVKRAYEVLGNYDLVLFVNVPTRADLGRIIDKISTLKGVRAISTFILTERIK, encoded by the coding sequence ATGGAAAAGCATAAAATAGAGGCTCTAATTTTTTTGAGCGTAAATAAAAACGAATTAATAAATATAAATGAACAGGTCTCTGCAATAAGAGAAGTAAAAAGGGCATATGAAGTTCTAGGCAATTATGATTTAGTACTTTTTGTTAACGTTCCAACTAGGGCAGATTTGGGAAGAATAATAGACAAGATCTCAACATTAAAAGGAGTACGAGCTATATCTACTTTTATTCTCACAGAAAGAATTAAATAG
- a CDS encoding Lrp/AsnC family transcriptional regulator has product MPNKIDEVDFTLLTLLRKNCRMSLTEMAKDLGITVPAIKYRIQKLEQNGIIKKYSAIIDYEKLGYGIIAFVGINIDPTKRKQIMEKILELDEIIELYEITGEYDVMAKIVTKDIHSLREFLTFKLGGIEGITKTYTIVIVKEFDIDNRRNKQWKSIK; this is encoded by the coding sequence TTGCCCAACAAAATTGACGAAGTAGACTTTACCCTTTTGACACTGTTAAGAAAAAACTGCAGAATGTCCCTAACAGAAATGGCTAAAGACTTGGGAATCACGGTCCCAGCGATTAAGTACAGAATACAGAAACTTGAACAAAATGGGATAATAAAGAAATACTCCGCTATTATTGATTACGAGAAGTTGGGATATGGAATTATAGCGTTTGTAGGAATAAACATTGACCCCACGAAGAGAAAGCAAATTATGGAAAAGATTTTAGAGTTAGACGAGATAATAGAACTGTATGAGATAACCGGTGAGTACGATGTTATGGCAAAAATAGTAACAAAAGATATCCATTCACTAAGAGAATTCTTGACCTTTAAGTTAGGAGGAATAGAAGGAATAACTAAGACATATACTATTGTAATAGTTAAGGAGTTTGACATTGACAATAGGAGGAATAAACAATGGAAAAGCATAAAATAG
- a CDS encoding pyridoxal phosphate-dependent aminotransferase, which translates to MNYTENNGLYELRSAIAEYYKERHGVKIEPENVVVTIGAMEGLFLSLLLILDAGDKILLPDPGYPNYTSESILVGAEPIYYSLDSNFHPNISDIATQAKKSKALIINTPNNPTGAVYPKNVLKEIAEIAKENSLVVISDETYENIIFEKKHHTMLKFDDIRDNLIVVNSFSKSVAITGLRLGFIILPDGLSEITSKIQENIIASPPAMIQKAAVSLLENYKKITRKVTQKLKKNKDALLKKLHKLPKISYAPPKGGFYLFLNVSEYYSSSYKFAMDLIRAKRVAVTPGIGFGKNGEGYVRISYSSSYEEVLEGAKRIVEFLKEGGDKLAQQN; encoded by the coding sequence TTGAACTATACTGAAAATAATGGATTATATGAGTTGAGAAGTGCAATTGCCGAGTATTATAAAGAGCGACACGGTGTAAAAATTGAGCCAGAAAATGTCGTGGTTACCATCGGCGCTATGGAAGGACTTTTTCTCTCTTTATTACTGATATTAGATGCTGGCGATAAGATCTTATTACCTGACCCGGGATATCCCAACTATACTTCAGAATCAATTTTAGTTGGAGCTGAACCCATATATTACTCCCTTGATAGCAATTTTCATCCAAATATCTCAGACATTGCAACACAAGCAAAAAAATCAAAAGCACTCATAATCAACACTCCTAATAATCCAACGGGTGCTGTGTATCCAAAAAACGTCCTCAAGGAAATTGCAGAGATAGCTAAGGAAAATAGTTTAGTTGTAATATCAGATGAGACCTATGAAAACATAATTTTTGAAAAAAAGCACCATACCATGTTAAAATTTGATGATATTAGGGATAACCTAATAGTAGTGAACAGCTTTTCGAAATCCGTTGCCATAACCGGATTGAGGTTGGGATTCATAATACTTCCCGATGGGCTTTCAGAAATTACAAGTAAGATACAAGAAAATATAATTGCAAGTCCTCCTGCGATGATTCAAAAAGCTGCAGTAAGTTTACTAGAAAACTACAAGAAAATTACCAGAAAAGTAACACAAAAGCTCAAGAAAAATAAAGACGCACTTCTCAAAAAACTGCACAAACTTCCAAAAATTTCATATGCACCTCCAAAAGGGGGATTTTACCTGTTCTTAAATGTTTCTGAGTACTATTCAAGTTCATACAAATTTGCAATGGATCTCATACGAGCGAAAAGAGTAGCAGTAACTCCAGGTATAGGATTCGGAAAAAATGGAGAAGGATACGTAAGAATCTCGTATTCTTCTTCGTATGAAGAAGTCTTAGAAGGTGCCAAACGGATTGTAGAATTTTTAAAGGAGGGAGGGGATAAACTTGCCCAACAAAATTGA
- a CDS encoding IS982 family transposase (programmed frameshift): protein MVVMNFQQEILIIKSEIYPIISKHYPKNTRREVISLYDLITFAILAHLHFGGVYKHAYRVLIEEMKLFPKIRYNKLTERLNRHEKLLLLAQEELFKKHAREYVRILDSKPIQTKELARKNRKEKKGSSEIISEKPAVGFVPSKKKFYYGYKLTCYSDGNLLALLSVDPANKHDVSVVREKFWVIVEEFSGCFLFLDKGYVSRELQEEFLRFGVVYTPVKRENQVSNLEEKKFYKYLSDFRRRIETLFSKFSEFLLRPSRSVSLRGLAVRILGAILAVNLDRLYNFTDGGN from the exons GTGGTTGTTATGAACTTTCAGCAGGAAATCCTGATCATAAAATCCGAAATCTATCCGATAATCAGCAAACACTACCCGAAAAACACTCGCAGGGAAGTAATCAGCCTCTACGACCTGATAACCTTCGCAATACTAGCCCACCTGCACTTCGGAGGAGTTTACAAGCACGCTTACAGAGTCCTAATCGAAGAAATGAAGCTGTTCCCAAAAATCAGGTACAACAAACTAACAGAACGCTTGAACAGGCACGAAAAACTCCTGCTCCTAGCGCAGGAAGAATTATTCAAAAAACACGCCAGAGAATACGTTAGAATACTGGACTCAAAGCCCATTCAGACCAAGGAGTTGGCCAGAAAAAACAGGAAGGAGAAGAAGGGTTCTTCAGAAATCATCTCTGAAAAGCCCGCAGTTGGGTTTGTTCCCTCTA AAAAAAAGTTTTACTATGGGTACAAGCTGACCTGTTACTCTGATGGAAATTTGCTGGCTTTACTGTCTGTTGATCCGGCGAATAAGCATGATGTGAGTGTTGTCAGGGAAAAGTTCTGGGTGATTGTTGAGGAGTTTTCTGGCTGTTTTCTGTTTTTGGATAAGGGTTACGTTAGTAGAGAACTTCAGGAGGAATTTCTGAGGTTTGGCGTTGTTTACACGCCGGTGAAGCGGGAGAATCAGGTTAGTAATCTGGAGGAGAAGAAGTTTTACAAGTACTTGTCTGACTTTCGCAGGAGGATTGAGACTTTGTTTTCGAAGTTTTCTGAGTTTCTTCTGAGGCCGAGCAGGAGTGTTAGTTTGAGGGGGTTAGCTGTCAGGATTTTAGGGGCGATTCTGGCCGTGAATCTGGACAGATTATACAACTTCACAGATGGTGGGAACTAG
- a CDS encoding TRAP transporter substrate-binding protein: MRSKKMLSLALLFLVGLAVVASGCIGGSSSQTQTQATQEAKEEATAQPELVIKVANYYAPEHPVNVALNKVFKPLVEYRSGGKIKVEIYPASQLGGEREFIEGVIEGTIEMCVSGNLWSRWAPQVDWIELGYVWKSLDQAYKFMNGPAFDMYREFVESKYDAKYLGSFIRGWRVAGNNVRPVRTPEDAKGIKYRVWESEWIIKTVKAMGFEPVAMPIGEVISALETGTVDGAGQPIYQIYYAGWYKYLKYISLTNHVVNPGEFWINGQVWRKLGEMKFGDETGQDIIQDAVYATIQYINRKLRDEEQIILKKLDEDPNTEIIYDVKREAFAERVKAVHEEFFQRYPEAKKYYDIAMKIEP; encoded by the coding sequence ATGAGATCAAAGAAAATGCTAAGCCTTGCCTTGTTGTTTTTAGTAGGTCTAGCAGTCGTAGCCAGCGGATGTATTGGAGGTTCTTCAAGTCAGACTCAAACCCAAGCCACCCAAGAGGCCAAAGAAGAGGCAACAGCACAACCAGAGCTTGTTATTAAGGTTGCAAACTACTATGCCCCCGAGCACCCAGTTAACGTTGCACTCAACAAAGTCTTCAAGCCTCTTGTAGAATACCGATCAGGAGGGAAGATAAAGGTTGAGATCTACCCAGCAAGCCAACTTGGTGGAGAAAGAGAGTTCATTGAGGGTGTCATCGAAGGCACAATTGAAATGTGTGTTTCTGGAAACCTCTGGAGCAGATGGGCACCTCAAGTTGACTGGATAGAGCTCGGTTATGTTTGGAAGAGCCTTGACCAAGCATACAAATTCATGAACGGTCCTGCATTTGACATGTACCGCGAATTCGTTGAGTCAAAGTATGACGCTAAGTACCTAGGTTCTTTCATTAGAGGGTGGAGAGTAGCTGGAAACAACGTAAGACCTGTAAGGACTCCTGAAGATGCAAAAGGTATAAAATATAGAGTCTGGGAATCAGAGTGGATAATAAAGACCGTAAAAGCAATGGGATTTGAGCCAGTTGCAATGCCTATTGGTGAAGTTATTTCTGCTCTTGAGACTGGAACTGTTGATGGCGCTGGACAGCCAATCTATCAGATATACTATGCGGGCTGGTACAAGTATCTCAAGTACATCTCACTCACAAACCATGTTGTCAACCCAGGTGAGTTCTGGATTAATGGACAGGTCTGGAGAAAGCTCGGTGAAATGAAGTTTGGTGATGAAACTGGACAAGACATCATTCAGGATGCTGTGTATGCAACAATTCAATATATTAACCGAAAGCTCAGAGATGAAGAGCAGATCATTCTTAAGAAGCTTGATGAAGATCCAAACACAGAAATTATCTATGATGTGAAGAGAGAAGCCTTTGCAGAAAGAGTTAAGGCAGTCCACGAGGAGTTCTTCCAGAGGTATCCAGAAGCCAAGAAGTATTATGACATTGCAATGAAGATTGAGCCTTGA
- a CDS encoding TRAP transporter small permease — protein sequence MVIHVINSIRAQIHRIIDWILVILLIPITLGTFIQVVLRYGFRKTLPQVNEIATVMFVWLSIIAAAKVLDKESHPAFTMVVEKVPGKIRDIIRLIDWTVIFGILVIVVKGSLRLLESGRGQTLSTMNISYNWVYASLLVGSLFMIIISAFKILEIIMHLLGKGGEINA from the coding sequence GTGGTTATCCATGTAATAAACAGTATAAGGGCGCAAATTCACAGAATCATTGACTGGATATTAGTTATTCTTTTGATCCCCATTACATTGGGAACTTTTATTCAAGTAGTGCTTAGATATGGCTTTCGCAAGACTCTACCCCAAGTAAATGAAATTGCTACAGTTATGTTTGTCTGGCTCTCAATTATAGCCGCAGCTAAAGTTCTCGACAAGGAGTCGCATCCTGCATTTACGATGGTTGTGGAAAAAGTCCCTGGAAAAATAAGAGATATTATTCGCTTAATTGATTGGACTGTAATATTTGGAATCTTAGTTATTGTTGTCAAAGGATCACTGAGACTTTTGGAATCTGGGCGTGGGCAGACACTCTCAACAATGAATATTTCATATAATTGGGTGTATGCTTCCCTTTTAGTAGGATCTTTGTTTATGATAATAATTTCAGCCTTCAAGATTCTCGAAATAATTATGCATTTACTGGGCAAAGGAGGTGAAATTAATGCCTGA
- a CDS encoding TRAP transporter large permease, whose protein sequence is MPEAMTVLLIFLGVLLMATLLSVPIAFVLGLIAIVLIDLYLPNLDLSFVIARRMITGMQIYTLLAIPFFMLAGEIMSRSGIVEDIIEFAKYFVGSIKGGLAHATVVANILMAGLSGSAVADAAAIGSLTIPAMEKAGYGKRFGTAIATAAALIGPVIPPSIPMIILGIVAQISILDLFIGGIIPGLLMGLGLMTYVYFISKKRGYPAAGRPPAFLPVLKKTIWAILLPIIIVGGIRFGVFTPTEGGAIAAVYAAVIAKLVYKMEWKEYKEALVGAAESTGVVLLVCGMAMVLTWALTVLQVPQLIIGMFQSFTTNKYVFLFIINVFLFIMGMIVDLTPNIYLLAPLLFPVAKAYGINPVHFGVVMSVNLTVGLLTPPVGTVLLLGSAMSKIKLEELVKELIPIYVIYFGILLVITYIPELVMIPVRALGG, encoded by the coding sequence ATGCCTGAGGCAATGACTGTTCTGCTGATATTCTTAGGAGTCCTTCTTATGGCGACCTTATTAAGTGTTCCAATAGCATTTGTGCTTGGGTTAATTGCCATAGTGTTGATTGACTTATACCTCCCAAATCTTGATTTATCTTTCGTCATAGCACGTAGAATGATAACGGGAATGCAAATTTACACACTCTTAGCAATTCCCTTTTTCATGCTCGCTGGAGAAATCATGAGTAGATCTGGGATTGTCGAGGATATAATTGAATTTGCAAAGTACTTTGTGGGTAGCATAAAAGGAGGACTAGCTCATGCAACAGTAGTTGCAAACATACTCATGGCAGGTTTGAGTGGATCAGCTGTAGCTGATGCTGCTGCAATTGGTTCTCTTACAATCCCGGCAATGGAAAAAGCAGGTTACGGAAAGAGATTTGGAACTGCAATAGCTACTGCTGCAGCTCTCATTGGACCGGTAATTCCCCCAAGCATTCCAATGATCATACTTGGCATAGTTGCCCAGATATCAATCCTGGATTTGTTCATAGGAGGGATAATTCCAGGACTGCTGATGGGACTTGGGCTTATGACATATGTTTACTTTATCTCCAAAAAGAGGGGCTATCCTGCAGCTGGAAGACCACCAGCATTTTTGCCTGTTCTTAAAAAGACAATTTGGGCAATACTTCTTCCAATAATCATAGTGGGTGGAATAAGGTTTGGTGTATTTACACCTACTGAGGGTGGAGCAATAGCGGCTGTATACGCTGCAGTGATTGCAAAACTGGTATACAAAATGGAATGGAAAGAATACAAGGAAGCCTTAGTTGGTGCAGCAGAAAGCACTGGCGTAGTCTTGCTGGTCTGTGGAATGGCGATGGTACTTACCTGGGCGCTCACAGTTCTTCAGGTACCTCAACTTATTATAGGCATGTTCCAAAGCTTTACAACAAACAAGTACGTATTTCTCTTTATTATCAACGTATTCCTGTTCATAATGGGAATGATTGTCGATCTTACACCAAACATATACCTACTAGCTCCATTGCTCTTCCCAGTTGCTAAGGCTTATGGAATTAATCCAGTTCACTTTGGTGTTGTTATGTCGGTAAACCTGACAGTTGGACTTCTTACACCACCAGTAGGAACGGTATTATTGCTGGGTTCAGCAATGTCCAAGATAAAACTTGAAGAGCTGGTAAAGGAACTAATTCCAATTTATGTGATATACTTTGGAATACTGTTGGTAATAACATACATTCCGGAGCTTGTTATGATTCCTGTACGCGCTCTAGGAGGGTGA
- a CDS encoding Ldh family oxidoreductase, whose translation MEAIRVRKEDLYRFCVEAFVKAGVPKEEAEIVSEHLVEASLRGVDSHGVIRVPYYIEGIRKGLVNARSNITIVKETSVSALLDGGNGLGQVVAKKAMEIAIEKAKISGVGLVGARNLGHVGMLAYYTKRIAENKLIGFAFANGPALVAPWGGAERVFGTNPLSYAFPTKDKPIILDIATSATAHFKIKVAMIRGEELSPGLALDKDGNPTTDPKKAFEGILLPFGAHKGYGFSLLVTLMTVPLIGGTFDKDVVLHASTQGGFFIMAIDPTLFREYEEFIKDVQRVVDVIKSTKPASGFKEVLLPGEIEEKVAKERTEKGIPIDQEVWESFEKLAKELGIKLPETL comes from the coding sequence ATGGAAGCAATAAGAGTTCGTAAGGAAGACTTATACAGATTTTGTGTTGAGGCTTTCGTTAAAGCAGGTGTTCCAAAGGAAGAAGCGGAAATAGTTTCGGAGCATTTAGTTGAGGCAAGCTTGAGGGGAGTTGACTCCCACGGAGTTATAAGAGTCCCCTACTACATAGAGGGTATCAGAAAAGGCTTGGTAAATGCTAGATCCAACATTACGATAGTGAAAGAAACTTCAGTATCAGCATTACTAGATGGAGGAAATGGATTAGGACAAGTGGTAGCAAAAAAAGCTATGGAGATAGCTATTGAAAAAGCAAAGATTTCTGGGGTTGGCTTAGTTGGTGCGAGAAACCTCGGTCACGTTGGAATGCTCGCTTATTACACCAAAAGGATTGCAGAGAATAAACTTATTGGGTTTGCATTTGCAAATGGTCCCGCTTTGGTCGCTCCATGGGGAGGAGCTGAGAGAGTCTTTGGTACAAATCCCTTGAGCTATGCCTTCCCAACCAAGGATAAGCCAATAATCCTAGACATAGCAACGAGTGCAACCGCTCACTTCAAGATAAAGGTTGCTATGATTAGAGGAGAAGAACTTTCTCCAGGATTAGCTCTAGACAAGGACGGAAACCCAACTACAGATCCAAAGAAAGCATTTGAAGGGATTTTACTTCCATTTGGTGCCCATAAGGGATATGGGTTCTCACTTCTAGTCACATTAATGACTGTACCCCTCATTGGCGGGACGTTCGATAAGGACGTTGTGCTTCATGCCTCAACTCAAGGAGGATTCTTCATAATGGCGATAGACCCAACTCTGTTCAGGGAGTACGAAGAGTTCATTAAGGATGTGCAGAGAGTTGTCGATGTTATTAAATCAACAAAGCCAGCGTCTGGGTTCAAGGAAGTCTTGCTCCCTGGGGAGATTGAGGAGAAAGTGGCAAAAGAGAGGACAGAAAAGGGCATTCCAATTGACCAAGAGGTGTGGGAGAGCTTTGAAAAACTTGCTAAAGAGCTTGGAATAAAGCTTCCTGAGACTCTCTGA
- a CDS encoding C-terminal binding protein, producing MAKFKVVVTDYEYESLENEKRELEKVGAELVAVQLRYAQPEEIIKVCKDADGLIVQYAKITREVIEGLEKCKVIARYGIGVDNVDVKAATEKGIFVVNVPDYCIEEVSDHTIALLLASIRKINLYDKSVKSGTWDYKIGRPMYRIKGKTLGLIGFGKLARRVAEKMKPFRVEIIAYDPYVSPKVAEKYGIKLVDFDELLKNSDFISIHVPLTEETYHLLSDREFELMKDGVIIVNTARGPIIDEKALVKALESGKIAYAGLDVTEVEPIPSDSPLLKFDNVIITPHVAWYSEESQAELQTKAARGVAEVLSGKIPTYLVNPEVLEVIKKKEGGG from the coding sequence ATGGCAAAGTTCAAGGTAGTTGTAACTGACTATGAGTACGAATCTTTAGAAAATGAAAAAAGAGAACTTGAAAAAGTTGGGGCAGAACTTGTAGCGGTTCAACTGAGATATGCCCAACCAGAAGAAATTATTAAGGTTTGCAAAGATGCCGATGGTCTGATAGTTCAGTATGCAAAGATAACGAGAGAAGTCATTGAAGGCCTAGAAAAATGTAAAGTCATAGCAAGATATGGGATTGGAGTTGATAACGTTGATGTAAAAGCAGCAACAGAGAAGGGAATATTCGTTGTAAATGTTCCTGATTACTGTATTGAAGAGGTTTCTGATCACACAATAGCTTTGTTGTTAGCGAGTATAAGAAAAATTAACCTCTATGATAAGTCAGTTAAATCTGGAACTTGGGACTATAAAATTGGAAGGCCCATGTACAGGATTAAAGGAAAGACCCTTGGATTAATAGGATTTGGCAAGCTTGCTAGAAGGGTGGCAGAAAAAATGAAGCCTTTTAGAGTTGAAATAATAGCATATGACCCATACGTAAGCCCGAAAGTAGCAGAGAAATATGGAATAAAGTTAGTTGACTTTGATGAGCTTCTTAAGAACTCGGACTTCATTTCGATCCATGTTCCATTGACGGAGGAGACATACCACTTGCTCAGCGACAGAGAGTTTGAGCTTATGAAAGATGGCGTGATTATTGTTAACACTGCCAGAGGACCTATAATTGATGAAAAAGCACTTGTAAAAGCTCTTGAGAGCGGAAAAATTGCATACGCTGGTCTTGATGTTACAGAAGTTGAACCAATACCCTCTGATAGCCCACTTCTTAAGTTTGACAACGTGATAATTACACCGCACGTGGCTTGGTACTCCGAAGAAAGCCAAGCAGAACTTCAAACAAAGGCCGCAAGAGGAGTTGCTGAGGTTTTGAGCGGAAAAATTCCAACCTATCTCGTAAACCCCGAAGTTTTAGAGGTTATAAAGAAAAAAGAAGGAGGTGGGTAA
- a CDS encoding sugar kinase, with amino-acid sequence MSEKVPSVVAFGETMIRLSTKNFERIEQAKELAIGIGGTESNFAIAFARLGGRAAWISKVTNNPLGRFIANKIREHGVDVSHVIWTNDYRVGLYFIEFGKKPRPTQVIYDRKNSAIANITPNEVDWEILKDYDAFHTTGITVALSENCKKAVEIGISKAKEFGTRVSFDVNYRSKLWSPEEAFKALDPILRKVDILLVTKDDARNVLKVDGTYEEIIHTLAERYSPEVTVLTLGSEGAMALKDGRIYKAEPYELEVVDRIGAGDAFDAGFVYEYLRSGDVQKALELGVAMAAYAHTIPGDVMFVTKDEIEFILQQKVHDVVR; translated from the coding sequence ATGAGTGAAAAAGTACCCTCTGTTGTTGCTTTTGGGGAGACTATGATTAGGCTTTCCACAAAGAACTTTGAGAGGATTGAGCAGGCCAAGGAATTGGCAATTGGAATTGGAGGTACAGAATCAAACTTTGCCATTGCCTTCGCAAGACTCGGAGGAAGGGCAGCTTGGATTAGCAAAGTGACAAACAACCCCCTCGGAAGATTCATTGCAAACAAAATCAGAGAACACGGCGTGGATGTCTCACACGTAATCTGGACAAACGATTACAGGGTTGGACTGTACTTTATCGAATTCGGCAAAAAACCAAGACCCACGCAAGTCATTTATGACAGGAAAAACTCGGCCATAGCAAACATCACTCCAAATGAAGTAGATTGGGAGATTCTAAAAGATTATGACGCCTTCCACACTACCGGAATTACTGTCGCACTCAGCGAAAACTGCAAGAAAGCTGTGGAGATTGGAATCAGCAAAGCGAAAGAATTCGGCACAAGAGTTTCCTTCGACGTTAACTACCGCTCCAAACTCTGGTCGCCAGAAGAAGCATTTAAAGCTTTAGACCCAATACTGAGGAAGGTTGACATCCTCCTCGTTACAAAAGACGATGCAAGAAATGTTCTCAAGGTTGACGGCACTTACGAGGAGATTATTCACACTCTTGCAGAGAGGTACAGCCCGGAGGTTACTGTTCTTACACTAGGTTCAGAAGGAGCAATGGCCCTCAAGGACGGTAGGATTTACAAGGCTGAGCCGTATGAGCTTGAAGTTGTTGACAGGATTGGCGCCGGAGATGCATTTGATGCGGGTTTCGTGTATGAGTATCTCCGTAGTGGAGATGTTCAGAAGGCTCTTGAGTTAGGAGTTGCAATGGCGGCTTATGCTCACACTATTCCGGGAGATGTGATGTTTGTTACCAAGGATGAGATCGAATTCATACTCCAGCAGAAAGTCCATGACGTAGTGAGGTGA